The genomic interval tgctaggcaacagcatCCTTCAGAGTCTTTCTCCGGGTGGTATCTAGGTTACCCCAACTTATTATCATCATGTtggtgtgtttgctgtgtttttaacagcATAAACGGTGTCCCTCTTCATGTTGGTCGCTAACTTCATATCAGCTGGTTTGGCACAAGCACCGGCATCCCACCCAAACTGTCAGGGACTGAGAGGTTACACCAGTTCATCCAGAAGAGTCCCTATGCTGTGATGCTGCTCAGGGGGGCCGGCTATGGGTTTGTTGCACATGGGGCAGACGCAGCGAACCTCCAGCCACTTTACCAGACACCTGAGCAGGAGATCAGACAGGAGAGAGATAATCAAAGAGCATGAGATCCTGATTCCTGTCTCTCACTTTGACACGTTTCAccagtcaaaacaaaagccaaaacttGAGATCCATGTACACGTGGATGAATTAATgagatcttttacttaagtaaatgtagcAATGTAACGTTATAAGGCCTGCCTTCATGATTTTACATGTAGAAACAGACACCGCTCCTGCAAAGACAACCAGATTGCTTTCCATTTTGGTCAAAGTAGCAACTACCAACAACACAGAACAAAAGTGAgtgtattcattcattcagttcaTAATGGGCACATGAAAACAGATAGAGACATTTCCAAGCTGTCGGCTTGACTAAATCGACAGTCAGCCTTCATTTTTGCCAAGCGATAATACTTCGAGGCAGAAAGAATTACATGAGAAAAATACCAATGGCCCTTACATTGTGCAATAAATTTGATCTAAATTGtgcctttaaaatataattgaGAAAATTAACTTTGTCATATACCACTGCTCCTGCATGAGCTTGTGAGAGCCCTGTAATTATATGAAGTTCTTTAAGGACTGTCTTCATCTCATGTTTTTCCTTCAGTCCTCTATGAGTTCATTTCTCCTTTCTTAAATCTCTAATTTTCTCCAATACTTGTGCTGTAAAAGTCCAACCAATGTCTTTTCTGCCCATGTTCCTGCAGCCGATCTTTAAATGTAACACTCATGTTTTTCAGACCTTCTACAGCACAATGTACCACCTCCAGGATGTTCAGGGAGATTCAGCGGAGAATTTCAATCAATTGCCTGCTGGCTTCACTGCACCACCAGTACCATCAGTGTGTCGAGTGCAGGAGATCCTGTCCTGTCTCCCATCTTCACAGAGGCTGACGCTCAGTGAGTATGCTTCACATCACTTATGTCTTTCTTGATACACTTTCAATTGATCTCTTcttattaaccccttgaaacctgagcaaatttgcttgatttctttctaaaacatgggaagaccTCATTGAGTGacttaaaaaattgtaaaaagtacaagaaaattacctgaaaattagcatccaaaaaaaccaacaacaaaacataaaaaaaaaaaaactgaaaaagtaaattaaaaaaaaacaattattaaaaataattccaattcataaataaatataattttaaataacgttttttggatgttttcccctatctttgtaaaaaaatccaaatctactaatttcctgcaatttgcaaacatctcttgtcaagttgctcattgctgtttacaatgtttttaaaagaaagaaaaccaatTTGCAAACTTGttaaggcatctgaacacagcacaagaaaagtgatgtttatccaggtttttaaagggttaatatagtTTGAGAGTAACGGTTAAAACTGGCTTACAGTGTCTTTCAATTTTTCCTATTGTGGGTAATATGTCGACTAAGTCCATTTCAATATTCTTTGTGCCTCTCACTCATTTCGTCTCTCCCGATTGATATAAAAACTGCTCCTCGTGTTCAAGATGACTGCGATAAAATCACAATTCTATAGACGTAATAAACATCAAGAATGCTTCCCTACAAGATCTTGGCACAAATTCTGCATGGTGCATGCTTAGATACAATATTGTGCTGAGCACTCCTCCGTTATCCTGAATAACGAGGAGCAGAAAAAGTGAACGAATGTCAGCGCTGTTGATCAATTGCTCCTGTAGTGCCACGCTGCTATCAGGAAAAATCAACCCCAAGCTATCTGTGTAATTCCTTTAATCACTGAACTTCAGATCAAACAAGACCACCATCATTTTAACGAGCCCATGCGAGTGCAAAGCGGTaacaagagaaacagagagactcCACTGCGCTCTGCTGTACTCACTTCCTGTGGAAAGCATGTTGGCATGGCAACACTCCCAGTTCGTCTTTCACTTTGAAGTCCTCTAGACACACGGCGCACGTCTGCTGTATGAGTGAGTGACAGACAGGATGTGAGTGGGACAGAATGAGGACGGACGGTCATTTGATGACATTATTGTGCATcgtttttgtgctgtttttcacATTATAAGGGTCATAATAAGCTTTGCAGTCATGTAAATCACATCCTTACCCCGTGAAGATTCAACTTTTTTGGATCTCCTTTCAAAACCACCTGCAGGAgtgacaaatacaaaatatgtttaagagagattcaaaaaaaaaaaaaatgtagacatTAAAGTGTATTAACATCAGACTTTACCTCTCTGTATCCAAACCGCTCACTCTGGGCTTGGTGTCGTAGTTTGCTGTGAATTAATagagaaaaacatacataaataactttatttataatatgtttaatctttaattaaacaaactttgcttgtaccttttattttaagtgatggaagaagtattcagatcctttacttcagtaaaaatagaaataatcaaTGTAAGAATACTCCATGAtatgtaaaagtcctgcattcaaagtCAGCCAATGTCAGTGGAACAATTACTTGTACTAAATTTCAggtttgagtttttttccagCCTACTCTACTATCTCAGATGGAAATATTGTTCCTCTTACTCCACTACATGTATTTGATTATATCTACAATAGCGCAGATTATGAATTTATGTACAAAACGTAATaatcatgttaaaaatgttctcTAAATAAACTACCTAACATTTATGAAGATTATCATCACGTGGACCAATTACAGCAGTAAAGCTGCCACTTAAGCACATAGAGGTATCATTAATGATGatttaataatacaaattaattcaatttaataagATAACTGAGGAGAATTTTCTCTGCATGAGtactttacttttaatattttaagtacaCATTTCTATTCATACTTCTGGACCAAAATTATAAATGCAGATCAATTAATACACTCAGTCACTGTactgcagtggtggaagaagcaTATCTTTACATTTAGTAAAAATAGATAGTAAAATAGCACTCCATCTATAGCAAAGTCCtgcttttcagttcagtttctgTTGGATCCTCGATTTGGTCATGCAATAATCAACTGCTGTTTCCTTGAAATAAAGTGATCtttttgatcacttttttgatctTGTTGCCCACAATCTCGTGCACTTAGGTCCACCTGCTCTGCATTACATGACACTAAAGTATCtgacaaaaaatactaaaaactaCAACAATTCGAAATCTGAAAAAGGCTAAAATCTACAAAAATTCCCCCTGAAATGTGGTGGAATACGTATAAAATACTGTGGCATTAGTTGGATATACTTAAgtaaattgtacttaagtatagtaCCTGAGTAAACACTTAGTTCCACCACTTTCTACTTGTTTATTAAGAGATAACAGCAGTTCGTTGGATTCAGGAGATTTTAAGTCTGTGTGGTTAAATTATGGGACTGTGAGTAACAGAGGCTGTGTAATTGCAGGGTTAGCTTTGATAATTAACTGTCTTTTCAAACAGCTACACAtctacacataaacacacgTTCCcctgcaagcacacacacatattgtgcACACACTAAaaatgctaacacacacacacacatatatacacaaacacgACTAATGAGCACGTTGCGTCTTTGAGTCCCTGCACCACCCTCATAACCAACAATAGAGAGGAGATCTTTATCACTTGGCGAGCTGCGTCTGTTCAGGCGGTTATTTTTGGCCTCCTGTTTTACACAACTAAACATAGACCCGAATGTCTATCACTGTCTGATTTGAGCCTGAAACTAAATGCAGGGAGGGAAGCTGAGATGAAAGATGAATGCTTATTTCTGATCTGATCCCCCtcttaataaaacaaacaaaaaaatcatatcttGCTGTTGATTTAAGTAAGGAAATGATAGTtatttgctgtgtttgtcaCTTGGTTTATTGTTTACACTGATTGCCGCTAACAGTCTTCGGTGCAGAACAATGTGAGGATACACGTTTTACATGTGTTGAGGTTTCCCATGCCGGGAGAATGATGTGAAGTGGGTGAAAGGGATGGAGATTTCAGTGTTTCAACTTAGCCATTGTGCCTTGTCTGCAAGAATAGAAAAATCCTCATACGGCTACTACTGACCAGTTCTCATTGTATGAAGTAACAATGAATTCAGCAGGTGTGAATGATGATAATGAGAAGTGCAGAAAACCAGTGCCTTTCTAAGAATATTAACAGACTTTATTCTGTGTCcaaatacttaaaatacaaaatcatttCTGTGATTAATGGTATAAGCCAATATTTGGCTCCATATCAACATTTCAACGTCCTggatatttatttcatttcattaccCTCAGTGTGTCCCGTATTAGAGTGCTAACAATTAGTTAATTAGCTAACAAGCAGCTCAAAATGTTCTATTTCCTCAGTggaacattcattttcagatatGTAAAACAGTTTGTAGtaacattgtcttttttggaataatgGTACATTTTAAGCGTACTGAGTGTCAAGCAATGCTACAGATGGGTTTATACTGGAGTTATTTGAAAGCCTGGTGCGTCATAAAGACACCACAGGCTGCCTTTCGCATCGATATTACACACCGAGGGGGGCCAAAGTGTCACTATTCGATGACCTGGGATTGAGACTAGGCAGAATAATTAACtaatgaatttaatttaataatgaaaGACCcaaatttgacttaaaaaaagctttttgttatTCTACATACTTATGTGACTATTATTCACCATCTTGCAACttatttgttttcagctttgacATGAATAGTTTTGAAGCCatgagctttttattttgaagttgtATAAGCAGTGTGCTACCTTAAAATGAGAGGAAATCTAACCATGATATAACATCGATCTCAGTCAATCACATTTATTGTTTGCTGATATTCAATGTTATTTCCAGATAAACTCATTTAGCGTCATAGAGACAACTTTTTCTAAGCCTGAAGTCTCTCTTTTGGAAAGaaacttttcacagatttaatCACCTTATTAaacgcctctctctctctctctgtcgccTGATAAACTGCTGACTCTGTGTTCGCATGTGATAGAAGATGATCTCCAGTCTGCCCTTTCTGATACTGAAACATTGTGAAATGAACTGCCACTTTGTTTTCCCAAATCTCTGTCTGCCTCCCAGTTCACTGCAGGTGAGATGGTATCTGGAAGACCATTTACAGCTTCATGGTACTGTGGCAGGATTTAAAAAGCGCTTCTAATAATTACCAGTTTTAGCATACTGAGCGGTCATGTTTCCTGTTGTTGGCAAATGAACAGCTGTGTCAAACTTTAGACTCTTCTCTGGGATTTGGACCTTCAGGGGATTTCACTGGTTCAGTTTCAAGGATtactgacagtaaaataaatgagaCAGTCCTTATTTGGGGATCCAGTGGCTTAATGTGCACTCTATGGACATATTTCTCTTGGGTTTGGGTTGAGTACATGAAAACAGTATTAGCTCTTTAATTTTTACCTTTATAAAATGAGAACATAAGGtgttgcatttaaatctttgttaAATGTATACGCAGTATATCAATCATATTACTGGAAAATTTGAACACATTAAGCAGATAAGTGTAGCGCAGTAGAAAGTATAAagttttccctctgaaatgtagaggAGTAGAAGTATGAAATAGCAGAATTGAAATACTCATACTATGCTTAAAACTTTACTTAAACTTCTCTATTTTCAGCCTGgatcttttttctcatgtttccaTGAAAATATCCAGAGAGGAGCAAGAGGGAGGCCAGACATCAGAAAAGCGGCAGTGGAAACAGCTAGAgccagaatattttcacatctaactggataaataaagattttattcCCCCTAAACAAGAGTAGGCGACtgttaaaacagtgaaaagacgACCCAAGagtcaataaaatgtcttttacaATGATGAAACTACTGTTTGTGTAAATAGAGTCTGGTGTTTAGTAGTTTGGTGATATCAATTATGAGGCTggttctggttaaacaaaaaggatacTCTTATTCTTAATCAAAAAGATCTCTCTGTAATGATATTTTCCACAACTCACactaacaatctgagcctgtcagtagcaaaaataagcacttttattAGACATAAATTGACAGTGCAAACACCCGCAGACTGGTTACTCTGAAGCCTGTTTCGTGGCTGCAGTGTTCTCGCTTAATAAAGGTCCAATTTGAAGAcatgttgtctccattagtcacttagacacaaaaatatgggaaaatagCATCcgggttgaaaaatacagaggtTACCCTTCATGcccagtacttgagtaaatgttacTTTCCACCATGGCTGAATTGTCGGGCTTAAACACCTTCAGATGCTCCTTTTGGTTCTCATAGCATCTGTATAGCTGCTGTTCAGCTCCTTAAACTGAAAACAGACCTGCTGCTGTTGGAGCACATTGGGGTATAATTAAAGATGGAATATTTTTGGTGTGTGCTTTTGGCACCCTTGTGGTTTTATAGTCATACATTGCAGGTACTGCTGTGAACACCCCCAGTTTGTGCCACAAGTAGAACAGTTTGGATATAAAGtctgaagatgtgtgtgtgtgtttgtgtgtgtgtgtgtgtgtttgctctgccAATCTCCTCCAGATCTCCAGGCTTTTTAGGAGACTCGATATAATTGCTTTATATGATTAGAAGAActctcaaataaacaaatagagACAGAATGAGATTTTTAAGTCTCTACAACGTTAAAATCGATCATCACAAACTCCCCGACATGCAGGATTTAGCGAGAGAGCCCGTCTGAGCGAATAATGGAAGCTTGCCCCCAACAGAGAGTGGCATTCATCACTCAGTATTCATCTGATGAATCACCCCGTCTAAAAATTAATTCACAATCATACTCCTACCCGAGACTACCTTCAGCATGTCAAAGGGGATGAAAGGAAGTGACTCACTGGTTGTGATTCATAGGCTTTAAGAGAAACAGGCTTTCACAAGCTTTTCTGACAGTCAATTAAGTGCCCAGCTCCAGTCAAACAAAATATTCATCATAACAGAAACGTACCTGcaaaattttcttttctcaaattagtaactaaaatgtaaaaatatcccagaataaaaaaatcagtgatgcCTGTTCTGTCTTTTGAAGCGTTTCCTTCAGCTTTGTCTGAGAGTAGAAACATGTGTTTCTCCAAATAATTGACCTATAAATGATATTCAGATGGTAAACCACACTTGCCACCATAGAACTTGTCACCCTACTGGTGCACGTCATGTATAATTAGTTATGGTTTCATCTTtgcaaacattttgacctgatgagGATCCAAGTAAGATCAAAATGTCTTCATTAAATTTGTGCGGCATGGAGTGAGTGTGCAGGTGTTACTTTTCTCTTTATGTACTACAAATGATTTGATCACTTAATATTAGACAAAATTCATCCTATCACTTTCTCAAAGCAtcttgaaaatttaaaatggaCAATTTCGTAGCTTCTCAGCAGCTCCTCATCACATGGGGTTTGCgctgttgtctttgttgtaaCTGTTAATATGCAAAATTCCATTTGTTTCTGGAAACTTAAATAATTATGGAATAAAGTCCCAAGTTCATTATGACATTTGACAGAGCAGTTGACAAATAATCTCACCACGAATTTCATTTAGAGACATGATCGTTGTTGTTTTCAAGTCAGCATTTGAAATTAGACAAACTCCATGTGCTGGTGAAGATTGTGTGATCTGACACTCTAGAACAGCAACTGAATGGGGTCAGACCATTCTGACAAATCCTCTatttattgaccaaaaaagtaGTCAGTGACAGATTTTTAAGCCACTTAGGGGCAGCAGAAACAGGATGGGAACGCCATCATCACCCCAGCCGTTACAGAGCAACATTCACTCCTGGGACAAATGACTCTGAAGTGGTCACGGATATATATTGGCTTCAGCTCCAATCGTCTCCAACCACCTCTGACTGGCAATAATGGAAATACAAGACCCGCATGGATGGCTCAATTTTAGTCCTATTGCTGGTGTTGCGTCAAAGTCTTCTCTAAATGTGTGTGACTCACTACCTAAACCTGAACCAAACTGTTATGCATTTACCAGCAAGTGGTCAACTATGCCTGAAATTGTTGGGTTCAGAGCAGGTAGTGCACAGTTGCTTTGAGAgcttttttcactgaaaacagctgtctACTGTAGccgaaaaatacattttgtgtggtGACAGTGAACCAAAAGACTTAAGTTGCAGGGATGGACAAACAATGGGGTGAATCACACTATAGAGCTCCATGAAGCTGCAGATTGAGATGATAATTCtctgtttatttgtcattatgaacaaccccattttttttgtattcacaaACGTTGTTATGAAATTATTGATAACTGATACTGATAGTGAAAATACTGTAATCTGCCTGTAAAATATCcaaacaattttattttctaatagtAATATAATGTGATTAAAAGCTTTAGAAAAGCTGCAAAATAGACTTTGAGATTCTTTTGTCAACTGGTATTTTGATATCAAGAATCGACTGTTTCAAAGGCATTgaaagtttgtcaaaaaaagtttgtcatCTATTTCGCTGCCAAAATTCTTATTCGCACAGGAGGCAAATGCACATAATTGAGCAAAAAGAATCCCACTTTCTCCATTCAGACTGGTCTTTATGTCTCCAGTCGATggacaagtttttaaaaatgtttgacattttgatagACTAAAATCATGTACAACACCAGAAATAGAACATTGTGTTGGGTAATTTTCCAAATACAGATGTTCAGTcatccaaaacataaaaaacaacccCTACTGCAGGTGTTGACGTTCCCTTATGAGTTTTTGTCTACTGCTGACGGTCATGTGTGATGTTTTCGCGTACTCCCACTGTGTGCTATTCAGGTCATGTTTATTCTGAGACTCTCTGCACTTTTCCTCGCTGCTGTCCTCACACATTGTGGCGGGCTGCTTCCTGTTGCCTCATATCCCGTCCTTCAGACACAAATGTCCCCTCAGCCCATCAGGGAGTTCACAGTCAACAGCAGGAGAGGTCACcctgttcctcttttttttcatacctccttccctcactcactgtgtttctcgcctgcacacacacacacacacacacacacacacacacacacacacacacacacacacacacacacaatctccctactgtggattttttttggatggAAAGGTCGAACAATACAACGCTATTTTTTGGACTTAAATATATCAAccactattggatggattgccacaTTCATGTCACCCAGAGGATGAAGACGTACAATTTTGGCGATTCTCTGACTTTAACTTTAGTGCAATcatcaggtcatttcttgtttttgatcACATCTGTTTCTGTTGGCCCTCACCTGATGAAGTAACAGCAGAAGATGAGGCTCAGGATGAAGACAAAGATGCCTGTCCCGAAGATGACCATGTAGATGTTAAGAGGCAGGTCCTGGAAGGTGATGGGCGGCATGGTGCACGACTTGTTGGAGTAAACCAGTCCCAGACCACAGAAGCACCCTAAACAAGGACAGAGggaagatttaaaaatacatttacaaaaagacaTATGCTTGAAAAGCCAgaaaaatatgtcttaaaaCAGGACTGAATGAGATAGTAGTCTTTTATTCATGGGCAGCTGACGGTCAGACCTGCAGCTGTGTCCACCTCTAATGGaagtcaaaacacacacacacacacacaagcacatacacaaaGGCAAAAGATGGAAAGAGGTAAAGAAAAAGATGGCCACTGCACTTTCCTGTGACAGCAAATGAGTCTTTGTCAATGTTCTacttaaacatgtaaaacactCTTAATGCGGTATCCAGGCAACCAGGTTGTGTCTCCTATAACACAGCAGATTCACACGTCTTTGTCTGATTACAGGTCGGTGTCTTTAGAAGGCATTAATGCGAGGACAGCTGAGGACAGTTAgacaaaaagattatttttgccAAGCCCTCTTTTGTGGAATTTAAATCTAGTGAATAGTAAAAAATGGGTGCAATTTGATTATAATGGCAGcataaaactgacttttttgaGTAAGATATCTGTTTTCTCGCACAGGGACATGAATCATTGATAAACACCAATAACGACTGTTATCACATCTTGAACTGGGTGCTTCGAGGAAAAACTTTGCAGTGTGCTCCAATCCAAACAGATGGTATTCCCATTTAAGGTGCCCCCCTTTGTCTCATCCTACTTGCTTCAATGCTGCactcctgtgtgtttgttttaccaaGAAATAGATTATCACTGCACTACTGCCGTCTGCAGTCAAGGTCAGAGGTAGAGAGGCGGGGGGAGGGGGAAGATTTAAGAACAACTGTGGCTGTGTGTGCTGaacatgttgcattttgtgtatgcaatttacagtgtttactgggtgtgttttattatttatcctTCATAGATAAAGTGAGAAGAGCCCTGAATTCCCTGATTGCAAAGGAGAAACTAACGCAAGTTGTAGATTAGATAGACAAAGAGATACACAGagcacatttgtgttttgtgcgtCTGCATGAGTAATGAGAAGTCAGTATCTGCATGTGAGAGGGGGCTTTGTGAGATCGGGGTCACACTAACCCAGAGAGCGATAGTGAGTCGTCACTAGCACAGGACTCATCGCAGTCTGCTGATATGAACCTCTCCACATgagaacaggaggaggaggccgaGTGTCTGCAAGTTTTCAATTTGATCAAACACTTGAGGGGCTGATTGAGCGAGTTTAGCTTGTGTATTGTCTGAAGGGAGACTCATCAAAGCTACACAGCAGCAACTTATATAgaacaaacaaactgttttgGATGAAACTGCACAGTAAATAAAGTCTTTTACAGCTGCAGAGgtgatgtttttataaaactggGCTTTTGATGCATTGAACTGAGACAAATACTCTaaaaattggtgctacataaCGAGAGACATCAgagaaaagggctgtggcattaaCTCTTTTTAAAAGATTCAAATCCTACAACTACCAGTATGCACTGCACCGCATAGCACCAATAAATGCTCTTGCTGGTGAAAGACATGATAGGACTTTGTCCGTTTTGACACACGAAACAATATGTCAGACGAATGGTTACAAAAATCTTGTATAACAacaatgacctaaaaaatgtttctgaaaacgtTTGAGTtgagaaaaaggcagtgacagaatcttagccatatttgatcagcacagctttgttttactgtttgatctattttttttctgttttagttttCACAAGACGGGAAGCAGCATGATGCCCACTTCCTGCCGAGAACTTCTCGTATtgcagccaaacagtgcactaaaaaggtttctgaagacattttaggtgagaaataggtagactcttgttttatatttgatgagCACTGCTGAGTTTTTCCGTTTTACCTAAAGTttatgagagagaaagaggggtgGCACTTTCTATCCGCTTCTATACTTTTTGTGTCCGTGGTGGAGGGCATACGAAAAAGCAGAatatctgtagtttgagcatAGCACAAGAGcaaaagcaagcaaaaaaacaaaaacaaaacaactgagaGATGAGTAGGGAGATCAGAGCACTGGcaagatggaggaaagtttatcACAGTCAGTTTACACGTACTACGCACATTGTtatgacacaaagctggttgaaaatctgtgaATAATGGCTTTGAGAGATTTGCCAAGAGCAAATTCAACAGCTTCTTATTTTTTAGTGTAAAGCTTGCATGTTTGTCCTGTTTCTCTGCTCCAGTTTCCTCCCACTcagtccaaaaacatgcaggtcaGCTGGAGTGGAAACTCAAAATAGtttgtaggtgtgaatgtgtcgTCTGTCTCTGTTTACTGGTTCTAAGATAATAAGCAAACCTGTCCActgagggatggatggatgaatagatggatggatggatttcaTATGAATGCATgaagagatagagaaagagagagacaaatgaGCAGGTGGATAGATTAACAAATGAAAGGATGGAGAGACAGCTGCATGACTGGATGCAGAGCTGGACTGGTAGATGGATGGTCACACAGACGAATGGGATGGATGggtgaatgaaaaaacaaatgcatggaTGAAATCATAGAAGCTTGGACAgaaagatggacagatggaggagaggatgaATGGATGAACAACAGTTGGAGAACAATTGGATGAACGAATGTGGATGAACACACGATAGATGGACAAATGGATGATTAAATGGGTGATAAGAGTTTTAGAAAATGGATAGATGAATGGTGGACTGGTGGATGGACAAATGGATgtatggacagacagatggggGTGTGGAAAAACAGATGGATGTATGGATTAATGCACAGCTGAAtgaacagatggatggatgaatggagaCCTTTACCAGTCTCATATCCCTCTGATGAGTATTGTTTTCTTGTggcacagctttttttttatagatcCTGGTATTTCGAGTCTCTCCTGAAGCCAAAGTGACACGTTGACATTTCTATTTGACATTTCTGCGGCCTCACAGTGGAAATTGGAGTATGAGAGGATCAATACTTCCCGCCACTGAGTTTCACTCTCTCTGAATGAGCAGTGATGCTCAATTTATTGTGGCTCGTTGATGACTACACATTCAAGTTTCACAGCTATATGACTTCACTCAGCGAGAGGCGGTCACTAACAGAGACCTCTGCgtttgtaaaataaacacaaactgaagGACATATTCTGTGCAGCTAAGATCTCATAAATCAAGAGGTCATGAGTCAAAACTCTTACTTTTCTAAAAGGAAACTTTGAGTAGCAGCCACCAACCACActgatttaaagtaaaagtgttAAGTGGGGTGGCTGtagctcaggaggtagagcaggttgtCCACTAATAGTAAAGTTGGTAGTCCGATCCCTGGCACCCAATT from Plectropomus leopardus isolate mb chromosome 6, YSFRI_Pleo_2.0, whole genome shotgun sequence carries:
- the rnf122 gene encoding RING finger protein 122 — encoded protein: MHPFQWCNGCFCGLGLVYSNKSCTMPPITFQDLPLNIYMVIFGTGIFVFILSLIFCCYFISKLRHQAQSERFGYREVVLKGDPKKLNLHGQTCAVCLEDFKVKDELGVLPCQHAFHRKCLVKWLEVRCVCPMCNKPIAGPPEQHHSIGTLLDELV